The nucleotide window TGGCGGTGGTTCTCGTGGGTTTCGTCTTCGTTTTGATTACTACCAGGTTCTGTAATTGGCGATTTGATGCTGTCTTGACCGGAAGCATGATCCCAACCTTCAAGATCGGTGGTATGGTAGTGATACACCCTGTTGACCCGCTTGCTGTGAGCACAGGAGATGTAATCACCTACGAGCATCCAGTGCAACCAGACCTCTTGATTACCCACCGCGTGGTGGCAGTGTTGGAAGAGGATGACTCGCTGAGTTTTCAAACCAAGGGAGATGGTGTTGAGGCCGAGGATAGCTATACTGTACCCTCCCAGACG belongs to Dehalococcoidales bacterium and includes:
- a CDS encoding signal peptidase I, with protein sequence MISETKRITGRRTVRWLSYLLLAVVLVGFVFVLITTRFCNWRFDAVLTGSMIPTFKIGGMVVIHPVDPLAVSTGDVITYEHPVQPDLLITHRVVAVLEEDDSLSFQTKGDGVEAEDSYTVPSQTVKGRVCLYVPLFGHFAEFVKTPFGFTICLIVPCALLVLGEYRKITALVSAKKRGGKKATTKQGSGTSSDSLPRV